The window ccatgtgccacaacaaagacttgacatagccaagtaaataaatattttttaagaatgtaTCTGATACAGCTTCTGTCAGAAAAGAAGATCTAAAACCAGCTGTCTAATTTTTCACCTTAAATCAGAAAAACAGCAAATTAAGCCCAAATTAGGAAGAAAGAAGTCTAAATTAAACAtaagaccaggaaaaaaaaaagaacatgggtAAATAGTAGGTTAAAAAACATATGAAACTAAAGGttaattctttgaaaagttaGTTGATTAATCTTCAGCTAGATTGTGGAGCTTATCCCAGGAATGAAAGGTTGGTTTGATATTTAAAACTCAATGGGTGAAACTCACCAAGTCAGCAGAATAAAGAGGGAAAAGCATTTCATCATTAATTAGTTGTATCTGTGACAAAATTCATAACATTCATTCGTGAtaaaaaaaatatctacaaactaagaacagttgttgtttagtcgctaagtcatgtccgactcttttgccactccatggactgtagcccaccaggctcctctgtccatgggatttcccaggcaagaatactgtattgggttgccatttccttcccccgggggtcttcctgacccaagggtcaaactcaagtctcttgcatctcctgcactggcaggcggattctttaccactgagccactagggaagccctaagaattGCTAGCATGTATCAAAATTCCAGACTTCCAGAAGGGGGCAGGTGTGCAGCATAAACCACATAGTTTGCACAAACAACTGAGGCAGTGAGACATTCTGGATTGACGGAAACCTTTCTGAAATACAAGTTCACAGACACCAGCCAAAGGCCAACCTTGCAAGTAGGACTTCGTAAGGATAGCAATCTCAGGCCTGCTATGTCAGCTCCTTTCTGCATAATATCACAACCAAACTGGtttctttccagaaaggcaaGGTTGGTTATACCTTTAAAAATCATGTAATTCATAACATTAGCAGAATAAAGGGAGGAAAACATATTGCCTCAACAGATCCAGAGACAGCATTCAGTAAAATGTATCACAAACATTTCAGCAAATTACAAAAAGAACTTTCTTAAACTGATAGAGAGTATCTACAGAAAAATTTACCATTAGCATATTAATTGTGAAATATAATACTTTCCCCTGATGTTTGGTAAGAATATCCATTATcatcacttctatttaacattatACTGGAGGTCTTAGCCAGTACAATAAGGTaacttgaaaaactgaaagtacagggattgaaaaggaagaagtagaacTATATTTTCTGACGATATGATACTATGTACActaaaatccaaaagaatctttATATTCTGTTGCTCAAGGAGATGTCTGTCTAGGTGCAAGTACTCCATCAAAAGGTTCCAAGCCCAAACCACACTGAAATATTACTTCCCACCTACTTGGATAGTgatgataataattttaaaaactgaaaataaaaggtGTTGATAAGGATGCAGAGAAATCGGGATCCTTGTACGGTGCTGGTGGAATGTAAAATGCTTATggacactgtggaaaacagtttgatggCTCCTTGAAAAGTTAAACATGGCACTACGCACTGTTTCAAAATGCTGCTAAGGCCCTAGGGCCAGTGACTGACGCCCCCTCACCCACAGGCTCAGCAGAAAGCAACTCCCGGAGTGGCCATTAAGACTTACCAGCAGACTTCATGACACTTCACGGCCAAAATGACACCATTTTCCACCTCGGCCCAGTGTTCAACATCTGACAGTTGCTTGCAGGATCTCTCCAGAACAAACGAATCAGGTATGACCAAATCCACCACTTGTGAAGATTTTGTAAGCAGCAGGTGCACAAAGTGAAATGTTCACTGGTAAAGAGCTCATGTATTATCTAGGCCAGTATACACTGGTGAGTTACGATCAGCAGGAGCAGCAATATGGTATACTGTGGTGGAGATCTTTTGGGAGAACTCCTGGGCCGTTGGACTTTCTCTGTGAAAGATCAAGCCCTCTCTCTATGATGTGCTAAGGAAGAATCTTGTCACATTAGCTACTGCCGCTACAGCAtgagtaatttgcccaagatgAGATGCCGCTAATAAGAGAGCAGATTATCTGTGACTGTCCAGTCCTTGCTCTTTCTTTTGTGCCACACACTGACTTTCCTTAACCCCTACTTGTAACAGAATTTGCCCCAATtaatttttaacacatttttaaaaatctgaacattaaatctttaaaacattttttttaagtcaaacatGGAATGACCATAAAATTCAGTAATTCCCTCCTAGATGTATATTTAAAGGAACTGAAGACAGATACTTCCAGAGGTACTTCTatgccaatgttcactgcagcatttctCTAGCCCAAAGGTGAAAACTCATGTCTACCTGTCAacagatggataaacaaaatgcagcATGCATGCGcgcatgtgcgcacacacacacacacacacacaggaatattatccagccataaaaaggaatgaagttctgatataagctataacatgaatgaaccttaaaaacatgcTGAATGGAATtatgccagacacaaaagaaaaagtattgtATGATTGCACttacttaaaatatatagactaggcaaattcatagaaataaaaagtaGATCAAAGGTTagcactctagtactcttgcctggaaaatcccatggatggaggagcctggtaggctgcagtccatgggatcgcgaagagtcgtacacaactgagcaacttcactttcacttttcactttcatgcattggagaaggaaatggcaacccactccagtgttcttgcctggagaatcccaggaacggggcgggggggggggggagcctggtgggctgccgtctatggggtcgcacagagtgggacatgactgaagcgacttagcagcagcagcagcagagggacgGGGAGAAAAGAGTTACTGTTAAATGGTTACAGAGTTTCTCATTGCCATGATGAAAAAAGCTTTgaaaatggtggtgatggttacccaacattgtgaatataattaatgccactgaattgtacacttgagTCACTCTACTCAAATTACCTGGTTTGAGTGTGCCATGTTTTCTGTCCTATCCTGACAGTGGCTGACAGTCAAGTCAGCCTCAGTCCAATCAAAACTCTTCTTTCTGCTTCCCTGTGGGCCGTAACACATGCTAACTGCTCCAAACCATAATCAGGTTTCAAAGCCCAGTTCACCAGTCATCTCTTGAAAACTTCTCTCAGTTCCCACCTAGAGTACTTTGTCTTCCCAACTCCCATGCAAGTCAGGGGTCACGTGGTGATCATGTTTCATCTTCCCGGTCTTCTTTATGCTCCTCGAGAGGATCCTCTGCctgcctgctcagtcgctcagtgaaGTCTCTGCAATCCCAGGGTtgtctagcccgccaggctcctctgtccatgagatttcccaggcaagaatactggagtgggttgccaaaggAGCCTCTAGTTCTGATTAATTCTGGTGTCTTCTAAGTACCTGTTTGATAAATCGGACGCACTAAATCCCCTATTACCCTCCCAGAAAAGACTGCTTGCTAGACAAAAGACCCCAAACGCCAAACCGCATTTGCAGAGCACTTTTGTGCATTATCAGACCGTTGTTTGggattccctcgtggctcagatgataaagagccTGCCCTCAATGCCGGAggtctgagttcgatccctgggtcctgaagatcccctggagaaggaaatggcaatccactccagtattcttgcctggaaaatcccatggactgaggagcttggcagcTATATGCAGTcgataggatcacaaagagtcggacacgactgagcgactacactttcactgTTCTTTTTTCGTGTATTGTCAGACCGTTAGTGAAGAGAATCGTGGCGCTACAGCCTATTTGGCAATCCTGTGGTCACATTACCACTACTGGCTACTTCTGCAGATTCATTGTAAACTTTGGGTGGGGAAGCCCAACAGCTGCTCCCAGCCCTAGGGGCCTACGGACTCCAGCTCGGGGGGTGGCCCCTGTGCTGTCGAAGGTCTCCAGACAGAACCCCAGTGAAGGCCATTTGCGCGCACCGGCGGACGCACCAAGACGGCCTTCGCACCAGGCAACCATAGAGTGTGATGGGCGGGCAGAGAGGCCAGAGTCTCGGGCCGCTCTGTCCCCCGCTTCCGGCAACGCCTCGTTGCTCCAGAAGTAGAGGTAGCCGCGTATGCAGTTTCCATGGGGACTGGAGATGGCGCCGCGAGGTGAGATTACGGAGGTGTGTGAGTCGCTGGTCCTGATCGCTTCTATAttccattcctttctctcccATTGCTCGACTTTTATAAACCCTCTATTCTCGGGTGTTATGGACATCACTTCTCGCTTGTCCAAAGCAGGGTCTAGCAGCTTCACCCTCCCTGAGTTCCTGAAGGTCTCGAGGTGCGGGTCTTAGATTCCCTCAAATTCTTGGCCAGGTCTGTTCTAGGCCAGCTCAGTTACAAATTTGCAGTGTGACTTCAAACAAGCCAGTGCTGGCCTCTGCACCCCATTTTCCCTTCCCAAATAGTGACGAGGTTAGATCTTAAAGGGGCTTTGACTTTCGCGCCCGAAGCCCGGAGTCAAGTTTAGGGGACACtctacacacagagagaaaccctacacacacagacaccctacacacacactctctctctttttctctctcctcatcaGCAATCAGAAGTGCCCCAAGTAGCCCTTTCCATTAGCTGCGACCTCACTTTTCCTTCGTTAGACACAAAACCATTGAAATAACTGAGGTTGAGCTGCCCTCCAGcccatctctttttctctgtgctCACATTTTCAGGTAAACGATTGTCCTCCACCCcgctggaaattcttttctttctgaatggGTGGTATTATGCTACCTATTTCCTGCTGGAACTCTTCATATTTCTGTATAAAGGTAAGGCCTGGGGATTGACTACCCTTGCCCACATCCCTTCCCCACTTCAGGGCAGAGCCAACTCCCACCAAAAACCTtcctatttttcattcttttctgcccTCTAGGGAACCTCTTCACTGTAAGGTAGAAGTCTCTTCATCAGCTGACTTCTTGAGAATGATTTAGTAGGAAGCTCCTGGGCAAGAGTTTGTTGAGTTTGGGAAATGTGGGATTCTTCATTCCAactctcccccatcacctcttGCTGAACTCCACTTTCAGCCTGTTGATGAGCCTCGGAAGCTATTCAGCGGTCTGTGTACCCATGTACAGCTGATAATGGTGGAGGGTGGAGTCCTCATAGACTGTCCGAGTTATGAGTAAAACCCGATAACAACATGCCTGCCTCTAAAAGAGATGCAGCCACAACAAGGAGTTAACACATCCTGCATCAGGTTAACAGATGCTGCCCACACCTCACTAAGTAGCTCATGGACAGCTGATGAGACTCGCGCGTGTGGGGCTCTCCTGCGCACTGCTCTGTGTTGTTTTCAGGCTCTGACTTCTGTGTTGGCAGGTCTCCTGCTCCCGTACCCAACAGCCAATCTAGTCCTGGATGTGGCGATGCTCTTCCTGTATCTCGGAATTGAAATAATCCGACTATTTTTTGGTGAGTGTTTGTCCAAGAATATTTCCATTCTTTCTGAGATGAGCTGGTATCCGTAACCTGATCAACAAGGAAAAGTACATAACCTAGGCTCACCAATCAAGAGATTGGATCTGGTGGTATATCCCATTACTCCCTCTCTGAAGTTTCAAGCTGCTTCATATTTTGGGTCAAGATGTATCTGTCTGTTGCCCGGCAGGGCCAGAAGTGGGCAGTGGCATGATATTAGACAATTTCTTCCCAGTTGTCTAACTGTTACAAGAGTGCCTTGTTCCTCTCACTGGTTTGCTTGGGAGAATAGATTCAGCTGTAACTCCATGTCTGGGGCAGGAGATGCCTGCACAGGTCAGCACTAAGATCCCCTTCATTTTTCTGAACAAGGATTTCTCTAGGACAAGTTTTGTATTCCTGGAAGTACAGAGCAAGCCCTTTTTAGTTAGAATATGTCATCCCTGAAAATGTTCTTTAAacacactgaagaaaaaaaacataCTTTAAGTACATATCACAGTGGATAAAGAAAGCTCACataaaatgctaagaaaaaagctagttttaaaaatgagcaagggagggaattccctggctgtccagtggttaagatttcaagCTTCCAACTCAGGGGGTAGgggtttgatctgtggttggggaactaagattctgcatgctgcacagcgaaaaaaaaaaaaattagcaagcgACCCTAATGGGCAGTTCACATAAGAATAATTACAAAGGACCAGTAACCATGATAAAATGCTCAAACTCACGAACAAAAAGCAAACTGGAAAAACACGGTAACATATTCACCCATCGGATTAAAAAGATTCCCAAATGCCCCGTATTCAAATAACCGCAAGAAACAGTATGTATGGTCTCACACTCATGTGAGTATTTATATTCCCACACCCCTGGGAATAGAAATTAGTATAACCTTTTTTGCTAATGGTTTTACCAGGTAAAATGTATATTCTTAGACATTAACAATTTCCCTTCTAAAACTGGCTGAAAAAAACACACTTCTACAGATACACAAGTATATCTGTATGAGGATGTATTGCCATGTATTTTTTGACATCAAAACCTTAGAAACAACCTAACACCTATCAATACAGGACTAGTTAAATTATGATATTGGTTCAATGAATTGTTCATAGCCATTAAAAAAGGTAGTTAGGTGTGGAAAGAGTTACGATAGAGTAAAAGGTAGTTAATGTGGAAAGACGTCTAACCATGTTAAATGGTTAAATAAGTTGCCAAACGGTATGCAGAGTATGATTCTACTTttacaataatgaaaataataacacgTGACTATACACATAAAAAATGTCTGAAACAGTATGCCTCATTCTGTAATAATGGCTTTCTCTAGAGGGTGAATCATgaggtcttttaatttctgtattttctaaaatgattttctatatatttttcttttttttggccattccaTGGGGCAcctgggttcttagttccctaaccagggattggacccatgctccctgcagtggaagcacagagtcaaccactggactgccagggaagtccatattttctatattaattGACAAAGTGTTCaatgattatatattatttttataattaaaaagatcTTTCCTCAAATAAAGATCCCATTGTTTCTTCACTGGGAGCAGGACCTTTCTGTGAATGACTCTAATCTCACAGCCGCTCCAAAGCCTCTTGTTTTTAACACAGTGGGACCCTGTTAATAAAGTTGCACATCCCCATTCAGGACCATTTGCCTCTGCTTGCCAGTCCATCCCATCCCACCTGCCTTTTCCTCTGAGGCCAAGGAAAGCAGGCCTCTTGGaggtgactccatgggctgtgtCTGACAGGTACAAAGGGAAACCTCTGCCAGCGAAAGATGCCACTTGGTATTAGCGTGGCCTTGACCTTCCCGTCCACCATGATGGCGTCCTATTACCTGCTGCTGCAGACCTACGTGCTCCGCCTGGAAGCCATCATGAACGGCATCTTGCTCTTCTTCTGCGGCTCAGAGCTCCTGCTCGAGGTGCTCACCCTGACCGCTTTCTCCAGGTACTGCTACTGAGGGGCCATTTCCCGTCACCTGAGGGTTGGGttcccatcccagggagggaTTCATTGTTCTTCTAAAGCTTGAAGGGTCTGGACTCTAGAGGATGTTTAAGGGTGAGAAAGGTGTTTTTCCCACTGAGGGTAGAAAGGTGTCTTTCCTGAAGTTACACACTTAGGGAagatattcttgctttctggggCCAAGAGGCTTGGATTATAGAACATTTCAGGCCAGCTGCTCTTGTTCACTGgccttttaacattttctttctttctttctgccatcAGTATGGACAGGATGTGAAGTACAAAAACTTCAGCCAGCAGCCTTCACAGGCTGAGACTGTACATATCTCTGGTACTTCAGCCACACCAGTGAGAAATGGCAGGCCAAGTTGTCCTGAGAAAGGTCGCAGCTTTTCCTCGGCACAGACACCTGGGGAACGAACCCAGCGTAAGACCGCTGGGCACCATCTTCTCAACCAGGACCATCAGCCAGGAGACTCTTCTACACTCCAGTATAGGGAGGGGCAAGGCTGGTGCCTTCCTGGCCTTTCTCGGAACCAGCTCCCTTCTGACCTCAGGTTTTCCTCTTTGATCTTCATGGCCAGAGTATCTTGTGTGGACCTTGCAGGCTCCCTGGGCTTCCAGAAGCACCTGAGCCACACGCTCGCCATGTGTGCTGTGCCCTACATGTCCTGCAGGAGCACAGGGCACCTCAGGAGGGTGTGCTTCCAGAGTGATGCAAAAGCCGCTCATCCCATTTCTCAGAAACTGAGCTCCAGAAATTTTTAAGTAGCTCATAGTGCTATTTTTCTACTCTCATCATGaaacaaacattattttataataaataagtattttctgTTGTGGGGGGTTGTAGCCTTTTCCTTGTGGCACTTGTCCCTAGAATTTCATCCACTTCAAGAGAAAGTAGAGACTATCCCCAAGGTTTGCCCTTGGCTGTGCTTAGTGACCCTGTGCGGACACAGAGGCAGCAATGAAAGTGTCCTGCTGAATTTTTTCCCCTGCAGCTCTAGTCTCAATTAATCCCTAAAGGCCCTGCCAGCTGCTGTGTCTTCTTCAGACTTGTCATCCTGACCACTCACATTCTTCACCTCTGCCCCAAAGCcagcagattttaaaattttatttatttttggttgtgctgggtcttcctttctgcactcgggctttctctagtttcggtgAGCAAGGGCTGCTCTTCGTTACGTTGCACAGGCGTctcgctgcagtggcttctcttgttgcggagcacaggctctagacacaCAGGCTTCAGAAACATATTCTAAACTTACCAATGTTTTTTggtcatttgttttaaaatttcaagtgaaCATAAAAGGaacatatacttttattttttaagctggaGAAATGTTGCCCTAAATGAGTGTATCTTCTCTTCTCCAAGTAACCATCTTTAAAACTTTCTCATCTTACATGATAGTGGCCATTTTTTTAGCTCCAAGAAGCCATAAGAGAAGCCACTTTAGGAAACCTTGAGCCATATGGCCCCTTTGCTATCAGGTGAATCCTAGACTATCTGCTCTTACTCAGAGTAAAAAGTAACTGGCCTTTAAGAATGTTATGCTGGTTTTTAACTGCTTATTTCCTGTGATCAGGTTCATTCTCAATCTACAAAGGTCTCCACTGTCCAAGCTTTCTCTTGTTTCCTTACCCTCTGTGTCCTTGCCCAAGGGCTGCCTTTGGGGGTCTATCCAAAGACTGTATTTAGATAGGTCTAATTCAGCATGAAACAGTAACAAAAACTCCAATAGGAACGTCCCTGACATTTCAATAGCATATCCCATATACAATTTTCTGCTGTTTCTCACACTGCCTTTTTGCCGCCTAGCCCTGCTTTGAAGAAATCGCTGTTATCAAACTGGAGAACTCATTGTCCTTGACCTCCCTATTTCATTTAGAGTTTCATTGGTtatggttaaagaatctgcctgcaatgcaggaggcctgagttcaattcctaggtcaggaagaccccccaccccccacccccagagaaggaaatggcaacccaatccagtattcttgcctagagaactccatggacagaggatcttggcaggctacagtccatggggttgccaagagtaggatacaacttagcaactaaaccaccaccaccctcgCAGCAATGCAGAAAAATGAATGAGAGGTTCAGTTCTAAGGGG is drawn from Ovis aries strain OAR_USU_Benz2616 breed Rambouillet chromosome 21, ARS-UI_Ramb_v3.0, whole genome shotgun sequence and contains these coding sequences:
- the TMEM216 gene encoding transmembrane protein 216 isoform X2 → MLFLYLGIEIIRLFFGTKGNLCQRKMPLGISVALTFPSTMMASYYLLLQTYVLRLEAIMNGILLFFCGSELLLEVLTLTAFSSMDRM
- the TMEM216 gene encoding transmembrane protein 216 isoform X1; this encodes MQFPWGLEMAPRGKRLSSTPLEILFFLNGWYYATYFLLELFIFLYKGLLLPYPTANLVLDVAMLFLYLGIEIIRLFFGTKGNLCQRKMPLGISVALTFPSTMMASYYLLLQTYVLRLEAIMNGILLFFCGSELLLEVLTLTAFSSMDRM